The following is a genomic window from Sedimenticola thiotaurini.
CGACCGCTGAAGCGGCGATAGGGTGCAGAAATCGCTGCCCCGTTATTTCTGCCTGCCCCGGGTGATGGTAAACTCCCGCCTGATCGAAAATTGAGAGGAGTCTTATGGCTGGACACAGTAAATGGGCCAACATCAAGCACAAGAAGGCGGCCAACGACAAGAAACGCGGTAAGATCTGGACCAAACTGCTGCGCGAAGTGACCGTTGCCGCCAAGGCCGGTGGTGGTGAGATCGAGAGCAATCCCCGGTTGCGCCTGGCGGTGGACAAGGCGAATGGTGCCAATGTGCCGCGGGATACCATTGAGCGGGCGATCAAGCGGGGCGCTGGCGGAGACGATACGGATAACTATGATGAACTGCGGTACGAGGGCTACGGCCCGGGTGGCGCGGCAATCATCGTGGACTGCATGACCGACAACCGTAACCGCACCGCGTCCGAGGTCCGTCACGCCTTTACCAAGCATGGTGGTAATCTCGGTACCGACGGCTCAGTGGCCTATATGTTCAGCAAACAGGGTATTATCAGTTTTGCCCCCGGCGCCGACGAGGATGCCATCATGGAGGCGGCGCTGGAGGCCGGTGCCGAGGATGTGGTGACCAACGACGACGGCTCGATCGACATCATGACCACCCCGGAGGAGTTCTCCGATGTGAATGATGCCATAATGGCCAGTGGTCTGAAGCCGGACAACGCCGAGGTCACTTTCAGTGCCTCCACCATGGCGGAGCTGGACCAGGACTCGGCCGAGAAGCTGATGAAGCTGGTGGATCACCTGGAAGATCTGGATGACGTGCAGGATGTTTACACCAATGCCGACATCTCGGACGAGATCATGGACGCCATCGGTTGAGGGGTGATTCCCAATGGGGCGCTCACTGCGCCCCTGACATAACCAGCGGAAAGCAATATCAAAATCACCAATCACAATGCCGGACAGCGCGGAACCGGGGGGCTCAAACGCCGTATTCTGGGTATCGACCCGGGCTCCCGTATCACCGGGTACGGCATCATCGACAGTGATGGGATTAAAAGTATCCATGTCGCCAGTGGTTGTATCCGCATCGGTCACGAGGCTTTCCCGGAACGGCTGGGTGCAATCTACCGTCAGTTGAGCGAGCTGGTGGCTACTTATCAACCGGCAGAGATGGCGATTGAACAGGTCTTTATGGCCAAAAATGCCTCATCGGCGCTCAAGCTGGGCCAGGCGCGGGGTGCCGCCATCTGTGCCTGCGTGGTGGCGGGTCTGCCGGTATTCGAATATGCCCCGCGGGCGGTCAAGCAGACCGTGGTGGGTTCGGGAAGTGCGGACAAGGATCAGGTGCAACACATGATTAGACATATCCTGCAGCTGGATGAGCCGCTGACGGCGGATCAGTCCGATGCTCTGGCCGTGGCCATCAGCCATGCCCATGCCAACAGCACCCTGCAGTTGATCGGCCGCTCCCGGCGGGGGGGCTGGCGATGATCGGGCGCTTGCGTGGTGAGCTGGTCCACAAACAACCGCCGTTTCTGATGGTGGATGTGGGGGGCGTCGGCTATGAACTGGAAGCACCCATGTCCACTTTTTACGATCTGCCTCTGCAGGGGGGGCAGGTGGTCCTGTTTACCCATCTGGCGATCCGCGATGATGCCCATGTGCTGTATGGCTTCGCCACCGAATCGGAGCGGGCCCTGTTCCGCGCCCTGTTAAAAGTGAGTGGCGTGGGCGCCAAGATGGCGCTCGCCATACTCTCCGGCATGAGTGCCGACGAATTTGCCCTCTGTGTCCAGCGGGACGATACGGCGGCGCTGGTTCGCTTACCGGGTATCGGCAAGAAGACCGCAGAGCGACTGATTGTGGAGATGCGTGACCGGCTGGACCGGATCGAGTCCGCCGGCGACACACCGCTGCCCCAGACGCGTCCCAGCAGCGGTGCGGTGGAGACACCGGTCTCGGATGCCATCGGTGCCCTGATCGCCCTGGGATACAAACCCAATGACGCCAGCCGGATGGTACGCTCGGTGGAGAGCGAAAATCTCTCCAGTGAAGAGATCATCCGCCTGGCGCTGCGCGCAGTGGTGACCAAATAGTCATGAATGACAATATGCGGATTATCAGTGCCGAAGCCGGGGCGGACGATGAGGCGATCGATCGCGCCATCCGACCCCGTCTGCTGGCGGATTATGTGGGTCAGCCGGTGGTGCGGGAACAGATGGAGATCTTTATCCAGGCTGCCCGGGCCCGTGGCGAGGCGCTGGACCATGTACTGATCTTCGGTCCGCCCGGACTGGGTAAAACCACCCTGGCCCATATCATCGCCAACGAAATGGGGGTCAACCTGCGCCAGACTTCCGGCCCGGTGCTGGAGAAACCGGGGGATCTGGCCGCTCTGCTGACCAACCTGGAGCCCCACGATGTGCTGTTCGTGGACGAGATTCATCGGCTCAGCCCGGTGGTTGAAGAGGTGCTCTATCCGGCCCTGGAGGATTACCAGCTGGATATCATGATCGGCGAAGGGCCGGCGGCCCGCTCCATCAAGCTGGAACTGCCGCCCTTCACCCTGGTGGGTGCCACCACCCGGGCCGGCCTGCTCACCTCGCCCCTGCGGGATCGCTTCGGCATCGTGCAGCGGCTGGAGTTCTACTCCACCACCGACCTTACCCATATCGTGGGACGCTCGGCGGGTATCCTCAATATCGAGACCGACCCGGCCGGCGCTGCCGAGATCGCCCGGCGCTCCCGGGGAACCCCGCGCATTGCCAACCGGCTGCTGCGGCGGGTACGGGATTTTGCCCAGGTGAAGGCGGAGGGACGGGTTACCAGTGCGGTGGCTGACAGTGCACTGGATATGCTCAAGGTGGATGGCAGTGGTTTCGATATCATGGATCGCAAGCTGTTGAGCGCCATCATCAATAAGTTCGATGGTGGCCCGGTCGGAGTGGACAGCCTGGCGGCCGCTATCGGCGAGGAGCGCGGCACCATCGAAGATGTGCTGGAACCCTACCTGATTCAGCAGGGCTTCATGATGCGCACCCCACGGGGTCGGGTGGCCACCAATGCGGCCTACCTCCACTTCGGCCTGGAACCGAAGGAGGACGCCGCCCCGCCGGGTGAGCCGGGTGAACTTTTTTGAGCCGTCTGATGGGGTTCGAATGGAAGTTGTCAGTCACCGGCATGGACCTGACCCCGGGCCCGCCACAGCGGACCCGGATCGCACCGGATCTGGGCTTTGACTCTCCCCACTCAGGGGTATTTCGTTATTGGATTGAATTGTGACGGGCGTGAAGGAATTTCTATGGCCGGTTAGGGTCTACTACGAAGACACGGATTCCGGTGGCGTGGTCTACTACGCCAATTACCTTAAGTTCATGGAGCGGGCGCGGACCGAATGGCTGCGCCAACTGGGATTTGAGCAGGATGAACTTCGGGAAAAAGAGGGAGTCCTGTTTGCCGTACGCAGGGCCGGGGTCGACTTCAGGTCACCGGCCCGTTTTAATGATGCATTACAAGTGAGTGTTCAACTTA
Proteins encoded in this region:
- the ruvC gene encoding crossover junction endodeoxyribonuclease RuvC; protein product: MKSIHVASGCIRIGHEAFPERLGAIYRQLSELVATYQPAEMAIEQVFMAKNASSALKLGQARGAAICACVVAGLPVFEYAPRAVKQTVVGSGSADKDQVQHMIRHILQLDEPLTADQSDALAVAISHAHANSTLQLIGRSRRGGWR
- the ruvB gene encoding Holliday junction branch migration DNA helicase RuvB, which produces MNDNMRIISAEAGADDEAIDRAIRPRLLADYVGQPVVREQMEIFIQAARARGEALDHVLIFGPPGLGKTTLAHIIANEMGVNLRQTSGPVLEKPGDLAALLTNLEPHDVLFVDEIHRLSPVVEEVLYPALEDYQLDIMIGEGPAARSIKLELPPFTLVGATTRAGLLTSPLRDRFGIVQRLEFYSTTDLTHIVGRSAGILNIETDPAGAAEIARRSRGTPRIANRLLRRVRDFAQVKAEGRVTSAVADSALDMLKVDGSGFDIMDRKLLSAIINKFDGGPVGVDSLAAAIGEERGTIEDVLEPYLIQQGFMMRTPRGRVATNAAYLHFGLEPKEDAAPPGEPGELF
- a CDS encoding YebC/PmpR family DNA-binding transcriptional regulator; amino-acid sequence: MAGHSKWANIKHKKAANDKKRGKIWTKLLREVTVAAKAGGGEIESNPRLRLAVDKANGANVPRDTIERAIKRGAGGDDTDNYDELRYEGYGPGGAAIIVDCMTDNRNRTASEVRHAFTKHGGNLGTDGSVAYMFSKQGIISFAPGADEDAIMEAALEAGAEDVVTNDDGSIDIMTTPEEFSDVNDAIMASGLKPDNAEVTFSASTMAELDQDSAEKLMKLVDHLEDLDDVQDVYTNADISDEIMDAIG
- the ruvA gene encoding Holliday junction branch migration protein RuvA; protein product: MIGRLRGELVHKQPPFLMVDVGGVGYELEAPMSTFYDLPLQGGQVVLFTHLAIRDDAHVLYGFATESERALFRALLKVSGVGAKMALAILSGMSADEFALCVQRDDTAALVRLPGIGKKTAERLIVEMRDRLDRIESAGDTPLPQTRPSSGAVETPVSDAIGALIALGYKPNDASRMVRSVESENLSSEEIIRLALRAVVTK
- the ybgC gene encoding tol-pal system-associated acyl-CoA thioesterase, with the protein product MTGVKEFLWPVRVYYEDTDSGGVVYYANYLKFMERARTEWLRQLGFEQDELREKEGVLFAVRRAGVDFRSPARFNDALQVSVQLISRGKASLVFRQDVRLAVDGRVLCHGEIKIACLDAASFRPVPIPQALFSVIHDDV